The Stigmatopora argus isolate UIUO_Sarg chromosome 6, RoL_Sarg_1.0, whole genome shotgun sequence region GTCAGCGGATTGTTtgctttaagttttttttttttaacaatctgTGTAGAGTTGGAGGCAACCAGGGAGGTTAAATGAAAAGGTAGCATTGGAGAAGATGAGTGTTTCCATATGACTTGATAAACTTCTTGGAAGCCTTTGGATTGTAAATACcttgttctttgttttggaaTCCTTAGCATGCAAGTGTTGGAgctagtgtgtatgtgtgggggCGTGCAGAATCTCAATATTATGGTTCTGGCTGCTGGTAGTCCAACCCGCCACGTGATGTCCCATGAAGCACGTGGACACCATGCAAAAGGAGAGGATTCACTCATTTTTTGATGAAtgtctctttgtgtgtgttAGCAAGTGGGAAAACAAGCtaataaaatgcaatttaatgCTCCTCTCTTAATAATAAGCTTGAAGTTAAATTAAGTGGGTCACATgagatttgtttttcttctcttgTTGGTTTCTCCACCCACTAAACTTTCCAGACATACAAGATTTTTGTGCATGTCATGCCTCTTTTGGACTGTGTCCAACTTCACCCAATGTAAACAAAGGCATCTAAGTGGTACGGGttgctttgttttgttcttaACTTGGCATTATACAGTGTGGGAGCTCACAATGACAGCTCAtcattttacaattattttgagTACAGAATgtccttgcatgtttttgaggggaaaaaaggaggGTGATTCCTCCTAGTTGCGAATATTGTGTCATTCGACTCCTGCCGTTTTGGATTATGTCATATTTGTGTGACAGGGTGGAACATTGTTGTTtggatattttttgtaaatcatTTATTCACAGAGAAAGAGTGAAGCAAATGGTTGGGAAACCCTGAAACTTGTTTACAATTCATTGAACTCAGTTAAATACTTAGTGCatcagtctcacagttctggggtcgacggttcaatcccaggttggtcctaactgtgtggagtttgcatgtttgccacaggattgtgtgggttttctcggggtactccggtttcctcccacatcccaaaaacatgcataggagGGATAAGATTGTGGGTGTGGGATGGTGGTAACAACTGGTGACCAGTTTTGGTTATACTAGTCTGTCTTTTGtatgaggtcagctgggataggctccaacagcCTGCAACCTTGACAAGGAtatgcagtgttgaaaatggataAATTAGCAGTTTTCCAATTGAAGTCTTTGAAAGTAAGATGCAGCCGATCCTGGCTAACAGTGAAGGACAGGCACAATGTCCATACTGGATTGGTTGCTAGTCCACTGGAGGTTATTAAATGTTGTTCAATTGACAATTATTCAAACTCACATTGACAAAGTTGGGCCATTTAAAGCATTGGTCTTCAAACCAGTCCACAAAGGGGTGCAGGATTTTGTTCCATCCAAACAAGTTGCCACATTTTCTGGTgtcttgcaagtgtaatcatttgattgcagtaaagtgctgcttgttttagGAGAAACATAATTGGTTAAACAGTTTGAtgtggatcggttggaacaaaaaacaggacCCACAACGACCCTTGAGGACCAATTTGGTGACCCATGATTTAGAgcacaaagtggcggcccgggggccaaatctggcccgccgcatcattttgtgcggcccgggaaagtaaatcatgagtgccgactttctgttttaggatcaaattaaaatgaagagtatcgatgtataaatttcctgattttcccccttttaaatcaataactgtaatttttttaatcatttttttctgtgtttttagttcaaaaatcattttgtaaaatctaaaaatatatttaaaaaacctaaaataaacattgttttagatctataaaaaactgaatattcagggcttttaatacagttcttttaatccgtttattaaaaaaatctaaatattatatctaaaatggtccggcccacataaaatcgagctgatgttaatgcggcccacgaaccaacccgagtctgacacctttggtctagaatattcattcatatttcatacctcgcatcctcgtaaggtttGCGGGTGTTGCcagagcctataccagctgacttctgaacagtcagccatagggcacacagacacaaacgaccatttgcactcacaatcatacccccAAACTCAGAGGAGTGAATCACTACACTATCTAGAATACATATGACTAAATCTTCACCACGGTGTAATTATGACTGGCCCAAAAGATCATATCTACAGGTGATAGAAACCTTTGACAGTGTGATAGTGAactctttcattttctgttatAACTGTTGGAAACTAAAGTACAACATTCCTTGGTCAAATTTGGACTTCTGCTTTGCAAACTAGTGACGCAAAACCTGGAAAACCGGAGCTTTCAAGACAGGTGGGTGGCAGATTGTATCTTTACcaatgtaaaaaacaaacaaacaaaacaggtTCTTGCAGAGTCAAGAGGACAATTGGTGTTTGGTGTTAACCATGGATGAGCGTAAATTAGAGTGTAACAAACCAAGTTTAAATTTACATCTCCTTCACACAATTTAAACTCCAAGGCAGGACAACACTAGTTTaaatagttcaaaaatcattttgtaaaatctaaaaatatattttaaaaagctaatataaacattgttttagatctataaaaaactgaatattcaaggattttaatccagttcttttaatcaatttatttaaaaaaatctaaatattatatctaaaatgaaaacgtgaaatcaagttgacgttaaagcggcccacaaaccaacccgagtctgacacccttgatttagagtaaTCCAATATGCACGTTTTTGTAACGTGGTAAGAGCAGCCGTAGCCTGAGAACGCACATGGAAACCGgcagaacaggcaaactccaggAAGCATTATTTGCTGAATTAGCGAAAGAAAGCTGAGATTATCTGAGAAACTTGAGACTGTTGCCAAATTTGAAGGAAAAGGGATTGTAGTGCCGCTTGGTTGAATTTAATGAGAAGGAAAGCAGACCCCAAGTGTAAAACTGCCCTGTTAATACATTGTTTCTACAATATCAAGCTCTTTCCGGCAGGCAAGCCTTTGTGGAAATAAAGAATGGAAAAAGTGTAATGTGCACTTGTGTTCAATATGTTTAGTGATCGCCTAACAACAACAGTTCCTTCTGGTGCACATTCAGCCTTTGACTATGGCAGGATGTTGATGTGATGGTGGGCCAGACAGGATGTGGGCAGAGGCAGGGGGCGGGGCACCAATGAAAAGACACTGCGGTGGAATTATAGTAGAACACATTTTATCAGTGTACTAAAATAATTTGGCATTTGAAAAAGCAGAATCAGGCCCAATTACTTGGGAGAGATCAATAATATTGGTAAtagtttaaaattcatttttagatCTTGGGACTTCTGGAGTTCATTAAAAGAGGCAAacttttaaagggaaaaaatatgtttataatGACATTTCTTAATTACAGGgcaaaaactaaactaaactatttcttttgagaatgactTCATGCTGCATTTTGCAACATGTATCATATGTTTACAAACAAAACTCCTATGGAGGTCCTTCGTGAACCGGACCTAAGTGGGTCAGTCTTGTTGGCATTTAACTGACAGGCCGAAGTACTGATAGCATGGTATTATCTCTCAACACTGCAATTATCTGATGACAAGTCATTAGGTGTAATCGTCTGTGCCTCTGGGAAGCCTTTTTTTGGTCATGTGGGTGTAAGTTTATGTTGGCACTCTGCCACCGGCCAGTGCATGGTCTCAGCTTTCGCTGCACGTGAGCTGCTGTTGTGGTATCTaggatgtttgtttttgtactgTTGCGGATTTAAAACGGGTGGCACTAATGCAATATTTTTAGAGGAGGGGACTGAACACATACAGTGTAACAATGTCAAGCTGTAACAATAGATTCTTTTTTCAGGTATAATGATTATGCAAAGCCTTGACTAAAAAAAGAATGGCTATGTAAAGCTTCCGGAATGCATGTGTGGAATGTGTCAGTTGAGTTGAAGAATTTCATCTCAATGTGTGAGACCCCTCAGGTGCTTTCCTCCTCACCCGACTATAATTGCACGTGTTGGCCAACTGCAACCAACCTTCTATGTAATAAGTGCAAAACTACAAGATGACTTTTGCTATCATTGTTTAGATTTGCTAGATTAGATTACACTAGTGTGGTGGTGTGTATTTCCTCATATCACCATTCACAGGGGGCGGTTCGATTTTGTGTATCATCACTTcaaaaaaaactaatgaaaatggacataaaagtacatttatatcaatttatttcTGGAACCTCATTCAGGACTAAATTaagcatgtttttcttttatgttttatggCATATGGCCACCATTGTTACAACCTTTTAAAGTACAGGTCAATGTCTAAACAGCACATCCAATGAAAAGCCAAGTTTCACTTAAATGCCAAATGTTAACTATGTTTTACAGGCAGGTTTAATGTTTGTGAATAATACCCATTTCCTTGTTGTGGCTATAAGACCTGGCTCACGTTTTATGAACCACAATATTTATGGTTGAAACATCCTCCTTATCTGTCAAACAAGACCACACCATGTTATTGAATTGGGTGAATGCATCAATTGTCAAAACattgaaatgacactttttgatACAAGAGAAAACATATAATCCTTTTGTCTTATGgatattattaaatatattttattgtaacATTCTACATGAACAATTTGGAGGTAGCCAATCATTGCAGAGTAAATAACTTTCCTTCAAGACCATATCAAGAAAGCGCCATGCAATTAGTTTTTATGATGCTGACAGATATAAATCCACAGACAAGGTAGTGCTTAGACAGTGTTTTTATCACTAGTGACGTACACTGTGATTAGATGATAAATCAAATAAgtcttgtttatttgttttccatCATAGGCAAAAGGAATAATAAGGATATTTGTGAGggtgtgttttgggaaatgcaGGTGTAAAAAACTGTCCTTGATATTTGACATTCAAAATTGAATATTCTGATATAAATACTATTTTAAGTCGAATAGAAAAAGCTCTTGAAATGTTACTTGAAATATTGGCAACCAACAAAGTGTGGTTAACTTTCGCTTTTCATTCTGATAATGGCTCATATTTGTGCTTAGATGAATTTATACTATTGGATGTTTCAGTTTGTTATGCTCATGTCGTAAGTAATAAGCTAAATTAGCCTTGAGAAGTGGACCTTTGTCACAATCCAGTATACTCGATGGAATTATGTTATGATTTCCAATGGCTGCTTTGCTTGGAGATCTGGGTTATTTATAAAATGCATTTGAAAAAGGTTGGTATTTGATGGAGATTACATCACCACCCAGACTGTTGAAACTGAGGGCCCAGTGATACTGCCTGAGTTTATTGTCCATGGGCATAGAGCCGTGACATGAGCGGAACTAAAGAAACACTGATGAAAGATGAGGTCAAGTTGGCAAAGCcctaaaatatgtataaatacataatttgcatatgtaaaatattgtcttttttcccACAAATTCCATACATCTTGAAGTGTATTGACTTCTGACCTCAACCCTATCAAACAGATATCAGTGGAAAAATCTTTGTAGGCAAGACAAGAGAGAAAATTCTGGGTGTCCTGTTTCAGGGTTGATGATTTAATCCCTTCTGGTTCTGGCTGTGGGATTCTTCTTGTCTATTTGTAATCCCAGTGCCAAACTGGAACATCAGAGATTAGTGTGATTAGACTTTAAAGACTTGTCTGATGCATTAGGTTAAGCATCATTCAAAAACCCAGTCCAATTTGGTCAGTATTCCTAAAGCATAGTGGGAATGTGTGGCATTTCAATTTGCTCTACAATAAACTTGAATAACTGTTGGCTCATTTCTTGGCCGgttaatatatatagtatttttttttaataaagataCTGCATTTTAGCTCTATTCCTAACAGGTTGggaataaaatgcatttttggaaTGCTTGTTATGTGGTGCGCTCACAAAAGCTTTACCACATGAGTGATATTAACAAGAATAGGATGACAGGAATTCTAAGGACAAGGCCCATGTGATCGAATCTTTTGAGGGCCCCTTTCAAGGAAATTTCCTGCTTACGTCATATGATCTCATACCCTTACATCATGATGCTATGTCGTCacaaaaatcaatcaatgaatCAATCCTTTATTTATATAGCAGGTTCGCAtgatcgaaatattatatcaacAATTTTAGGTGCCATTTTAAGTAGGATATCTTGTATTACATATGTAAAAACAAGATTTAACTATTGAACTTTTACAAGTTTTTCAGATTTGACTAGTGCGAAGCATTCAAAGAATCTTAACCCCTTCACATTTAGCCTGCTTAACTATTTTTTGTGACACTGTGAATGCTGAAATGGGGGCTTTAATTCGACCCTCAAAATATTCCGGCTTTTGATATATCGTAATATCAACGGCGAAAGTCAAAGCCTACCTGGAATGCTATAATTAAGAACTGAGACTCACTGGACCATGCCTCTATGTGCTAGGTAGGGTTAGACAATTCAAAAGTGACTTGAGGGATCCAACTATAGTGGCAGGCCTGATTTCATCTTTCCAATTTAAGCGTGGCCTAGCCAGTTGTACAAATAAATAACCTCATAGCTAGATTTAAGGAGGCCATATAAGCTAAACAACTGGCCGAGAATGTTTGGGCTGTGATATCATTTGTGACATCTCTTGATAAAATGCATCTTTGCCATTCTGTGGATGCACATCACTTTAATCAGTGCATTGTATACTGTGGATCTAAGCTGTCGGAACAGTCACACAAAAAGATCGGTTATGACAAAAGAAATCTGATTTGTGCATTAAGACTTGTGGTCTGATCATCGACATagtgttggattggattggataactttattcatcccgtattcgggatttCAGTGACTAAATAGCGCCACTATTTGTCATCCAATGTGACtgattacaacaacaacaacaaaaaacctcaAACCAAGCCAAAAGCAAATGACAGTCACTAAGATCTGACTTTAAACTAACAACGATGTTTTTCTACTCAGCACTTGGGCCAACAATTCTCCTACTCATATGCAGAAATTCCTCTGCTTGAGGAAGTGGACATACTGAACAAGGCTCCACCAGCTTGTGGCCACACTTAGACCGCCTGACCAGCAGATTTAGGGTGAAAAGGTCAAACTGACTTGGTGAGCCACTTTTCTGGCACTCTAACAAGATCTCCCGTTGGGACATACCGTACAATTCCCATTAGACGTTCAGCTGTGACAATATGAACATGTTTGCTGTTGACTGTTGGTCCACCACAAATGAAGGAGGGTCACTGAGGGGAGGGTGGCTGTCGTGCGTCATGTTTCCTGCTGCGGGCATCCAATGCAATGCACTAAGAAACATGGAAATAAATCAATCGTAATTAGTGAACAGACTTTGTTTTGAGTTTACacattcaaatcaaattttttcatttgttgttcaagtgatgatttttttttaaagtgcatcAAAAGTTATCACTCAGTGTTTTACTAGATGTTTTTCAAGAGTTGCAAAAAGATAAGTACTTAATAGTAAATGTGAATTATTGTacgtattgtttatttatttacttggaAAGCGGGTGAGGAAATGGCCATTATTTATGTGCACATGGTCAAAATTCATGTGAATGttgcacatacatatgtatgtatttaattagttggaaaataataatttaaaatggccaaaatataTTTGTCAGCACTCATAATTGCTGTGAATGTGCCCCATGAACTATCCCGTGAGTTTGACATGCCTACCAGTGACTGTTCTCCAGTCAAGTAATAGCGTTTGTGTACTATTCACTCTTGAATCCATACTAGTATTGAGTAGGACAGAACCCACACTTTCTCCACTAATAAATGGGCCATTACAACTGCAATGACAATTAGTTTTAAGTATTTTTATGCATTTTCATTAGGTGAATCAATTCAGATAGATCACTACTGAAGGCCCAAGTACGAGAAAATCATGCCATGTCACTGGTATTTTCAAGCCATGAAAACATGAATGTACACGGTGTTCCATTTATACAAACCTAGAAATCTGCTTGGTGCTTTATTACACAAACTTGAATGCAAGATGCCTGTTGTCTCTAGTTCAAGAAAACTGAAAAACGTGCATCCCAAGAGGGGTAAAGTATAccttaccaagaaaaaaaaggacttcaatgttttgtttttgtctctagTATTTTTCCTGTTCTCCCCTCCCCCtgtgtttttctctctcccccttTGTTTGCGTGATGCCTTCCGAGATGCCTTGTCCCCTCCCAGCGACAAGAGCGCCTCCGTGATTGGCTTATTCTCACGGAGAGGGCGGGCTTTGGGGCGGAGTTTGTTGATCTTTACCAGGCAGGGACCGAGGCAAGTGCGTCAGTTGGCTACAGTACATTCGAAGCTTACCTCCACGTCAGACTCATACGTTTTAATCTGCCTTTGGTGATGCACATGCCGCGTTTGATGACACGTATTTAACAGCGGAGACCATACATTTTACAGAAGAGGGCTGTTCACTGTCCTAGAGCTGCTTGTGCGAAGGgagtaaaggattttttttgcctctgcTCCTTCCTGCTcagccattgtttttttaaataccagttCGCTCGAGCAGGAGTCCAACAGTGCCCCTTGTGGGCTAAGTGGGAAGCGAGTCCAGGATAGGAAGCCAGACGGGTCGCCGAGCCTCTTACCTCGCGTGCGTCGTGGGTCCACCACGCTTAGCTCTCCGATGCGGAGTGAGGATGAGTCCCGCTCTGGAAGCCCTCATGCAGGCGGACGGGACTCCCTTCTCGGGGAAAGGGGTGATGCTTGAGCCCTTCGTGCACCAGGTCGGGGGGCACTCCTGCGTGCTGCGCTTCGAGGAGCAGACCATCTGCAAGCCGCTCATTCCCCGCGAGCACCAGTTTTACAAGAGCCTGCCCGCCGAGATGAGGAAATTCACTCCTCAGTACAAAGGTAAGACTTTCAAGAGTGAGACTTTCCAAGAACAGAATACTACATGGCGATGACAGGTTAGCTTGCGTGTTTCTCATCGCTATGCTAAGCATTACGTAACCTTACGAAGGCTGCAAAATGCACGTGGATGTTTGCAGTAGATGCTGTCGTAAGGAGAACAGGGTACAAAATGGAAGAATCTTGCCTGTTGTAGAACATTTTAGCCGACCAACACTTCAATAGTGACATCGAAAGATGTGGCAGGCCTTGCAAATTGGTTTATATTCCACCACTACCATCTACCACAATACTACAATAGGTTATCAAACACATCCATCAGGAAAGATTACTACGCTAAACAAAATCACCTTATTTCAGCCATCCAAATGCTGCTGAAGACCGCTGCATTCCATCAAagcagattttcttttttttctgattacaAAGTGAGACattttacacttaaaaaaatattttgaaatacaaCGATCAGCCTAAAACTCTGCCTCATGTAATCTGGAGTAATTAATAATCAGTATTTGTCCCAAAGCATAGGGAGATACACTTCTACTACTTCCTAGAATATTGATTATTGAACTTACGAATGCATCAGACATGTTTTGCTTTTGTAATTCAGAAAGGCCATACAAATTGGCATAACATTAGACAGGATGAAAATTGATTGGGCACTGAAATTAACAGATTTTACCTTTTGGGAATGAAGTCTTGTCATTTCATGGAAGACACATCAAGGGCTAAGGTTATTTAGGTCTAATCCCTGTCCTGACTGTAGCATGTTAGCAGGGCTTTGAACTAGTTTAGCATGTCACGGCCTCAAACCTTCACAAATCCCTCATGTGACTGGGAGATTAGGGTGATACATACAAATGTGACCATTTACAATATTAGGATGAGTTTCTTGTCCAGAAAATAATTATTGGCTTCCTTTTAATTTCCGATTGTATAGTTATTATTGTTCACCTAAGAACTCAGACTAATGACATTTAGCACATACTGATCCACACGTCCAAAGGTGTCTGTTAAGGAGGTAAGACTTGCCCGTTATTTGACTCCGCAGACACGCACCGTGGTGCTATAAAAAGATGAGATGTCTGAGTAGTCTGGAAGCAAACTTGTCGGACGGGCTAAAAGCGCTAAAACACTTAGATGACCATACGAAATCTtcaaagacacatttttatttcaactgCGTGTACCACGACTTTAATAGCTACTAGTCATTTGTTACTGAGACAAATGTGCAGTAGTTTACAGAAATTTTGCAGAGTTGAGTCACTTTTTCCAGCTCTGGTTAAGTGTGGTACAGTGACTAGGCAAGTCTCACTCAGGCCACATTGGAGAGGAGGCGGAAAGGCTTAAGGATGCTGATGTCAGCACGGATGACGTCAGATACAATTCATGTACAGGAAAGGGGTTTGGCCACTGGTTCCTCGAGCCCACAGCCCTCAGCATTAGCATGGGCATGCTCACaaccactcacaatcatacctagggtcaatttagagtgtccaatcagcctatcatgcatgttcttggaatgtgggagtaaatcagagtacccggggagaacatgcaaactccatacagaaaAACTTATCTGTGGAAAAGTTGTTTATCATTTTGTAATAACTTTCTAGGGTTGTGTAAACTATCTATTAGTTACTTTATCAAGTCCTTGAAGTACTATATATTGAAGTAATTTCAAATAAAAGGCATGAGATGTAATGTTTGCTTACTCTCAAATTCTTGGTCAAAGTGGAGTTTTCGGATAAATATGCTGCTCTGAATGACAGACTAGCTGTGTTTTTTAAGTTGTCCTTTTTCTGTCCGTGGAGTTAAATCACACCAAATATTTGGTTGCGGTGAATGAATGTATGCGTGTGCTTAAAATTTATTGTGTAATaagcatgattaaaaaaatcatgttttcttCCAAGACCTTGCATAATACATAACACTCCAGCTGACCATTTTGTTTTCCATGGATTTCTTGTTAAGCAGACTTGTTGTGTTTTAAGCCATTCTCTCTTCCTTTTCACAGGTGTCGTGTCGGTCAGTTTCGAAGAAGACGAGGGCGGGAACCTGTGCCTCATTGCTTACCCTCTTCATAGCGAATCGGCCGACCTGGAAAACAAAGACCCCTCTAGTGACTGCGAGCCCAAGAGCAAGATGTTAAAGTGGAGCAACAAAAAACAGTCCCCTTTGCACTTGGAAAATGACAACTTAAGCAAAGAAAGAGCTCGACAGAGTCGTAAAGACGACAAGATCATAAGGTAAAGTTGCCTTGGTGCAAAGGTGAAGGTTTCCCATCTGTACCACAAAGCTGACCTTTTATATGTGCGCTCTTTTGTAGCTACCGTGATGATGTACAGGCGCAGCAGCAGGCAGAAGTCCTTTACCTAAGCCTGGAGAAAGGCAACATGGTCCCACAGATCAAACACAATCCCTGGAGTCTCAAATGTCACCAGCAGCATTTGCAGAGGATGAAGGACAATGCAAAGCACCGGAATCAATACAGTATCCTTTCATTTTGCTCTGGTAGTGGAccccccgtgtgcggtcgattggtcgccgtcttttggtcgcccgttgtcgcggtccgggcgaccaaaagaccggtgacaaaacaaggtaaaacaacacggtctacgcatcaataaaagccaacaatggccatgagcagtttcactgagccgacatgtgagtgtatgagtttgtatgtacatgagttgtccccttaggaaggtatgtcagtcagggtcttaacaagttctccaacaaaaaaacaataaaagtccgggaaatttgaagcttttctttagcctaatatttaatagggcattaagtatgactaaatagtaattcgcagtttgtttttagggaatttgaacaacgatttaaatggtaattatcaataaccttccgggcgaccaaaagaccgtgtaccGACCATGGCAATGTTGCTTATATTAGGCGCATGGCGTTATTGGACAAGGATTGTTTTTGCGTTCCTTGACTCGCCTCCACAGAGTTCATCCTATTGGAAAACCTCACGTGGCGTTACACAGTACCATGTGTGCTGGACTTGAAAATGGGGACCCGCCAGCATGGGGATGATGCGTCGGAGGAGAAGAAAGCCAATCAGATTCGCAAGTGTCAACAAAGCACTTCGGCTTCCATAGGCGTGCGACTATGTGGCAT contains the following coding sequences:
- the ip6k2b gene encoding inositol hexakisphosphate kinase 2b, with the translated sequence MSPALEALMQADGTPFSGKGVMLEPFVHQVGGHSCVLRFEEQTICKPLIPREHQFYKSLPAEMRKFTPQYKGVVSVSFEEDEGGNLCLIAYPLHSESADLENKDPSSDCEPKSKMLKWSNKKQSPLHLENDNLSKERARQSRKDDKIISYRDDVQAQQQAEVLYLSLEKGNMVPQIKHNPWSLKCHQQHLQRMKDNAKHRNQYKFILLENLTWRYTVPCVLDLKMGTRQHGDDASEEKKANQIRKCQQSTSASIGVRLCGMQVYQSDSGQLMFMNKYHGRKLTFAGFKEALYQFFHDGRRLRRELLSPVLRRLREMQAALESCESYRFYSSSLLIIYDGHPPRTPSRPRHRGGEEGDEDELSEEEEEESEGAFGFPRSSSAGGSAGGAGGSGNGSGGRSTHGTSDLSSSAVDVRMIDFAHTTCRHYGEDSVVHEGQDSGFIFGLQNLISIISQLEDHSND